The following proteins come from a genomic window of Helicobacter canadensis MIT 98-5491:
- a CDS encoding ABC-F family ATP-binding cassette domain-containing protein, whose amino-acid sequence MVQITGLSMHYATKKLFENVNLKLDKGKHYGLIGANGAGKSTFLKILSGEIEPSSGDIAFNTGARLGVLGQNQFAFEDFSIKDCVLYGNKRLYDAIKEKEKLYEAGDFSDEVNERLGELEIICAEEDPTYEYDVQIEKILEDLGFPAKIHNDLMKTLTGGDKFKVLLAQVLFPKPDILFLDEPTNNLDLRAISYLEEQLKRHEGTLVVISHDRHFLNSVCTHILDLDFRNVREFSGNYDDWYIASTLIAKQQEIERNKKLKEKEELESFIARFSANASKAKQATSRQKQLEKLDIQALEVSSRRDPSIVFRVNRQIGNEALNIEKLQFSYGDLCVLKDLSLDILPGDKIALIGRNGIGKTTFCDLICEKLKPQSGVIKWGATIERGYFPQNTTEVIGGEETLYEYLRGFDKKREATEIRNALGRMLFSGEEQEKSVGSLSGGEKHRIMLSKLMLEGGNFLVLDEPTNHLDLEAIIALGEALYKYSGNVICVSHDRELIDAFANRIIEFKENNEVVDFRGSYEEYLASQGLA is encoded by the coding sequence ATGGTTCAAATTACTGGACTTTCAATGCATTATGCAACTAAAAAATTATTTGAAAATGTTAATTTAAAATTAGATAAAGGGAAGCACTATGGGCTTATAGGTGCTAATGGTGCTGGTAAATCTACTTTTTTGAAGATTCTAAGTGGCGAAATTGAGCCTAGTAGCGGAGATATTGCCTTTAATACTGGTGCTAGACTTGGAGTTTTGGGGCAAAATCAGTTTGCTTTTGAAGATTTTAGCATTAAAGATTGTGTGCTTTATGGAAATAAACGCCTTTATGATGCTATCAAAGAAAAAGAAAAACTCTATGAGGCAGGGGATTTTAGCGATGAGGTTAATGAGCGTTTAGGTGAATTAGAGATTATCTGTGCTGAAGAAGATCCTACTTATGAATATGATGTGCAGATTGAAAAGATTTTAGAAGACTTGGGATTTCCTGCTAAGATTCACAATGATCTTATGAAGACACTCACAGGAGGGGATAAATTTAAAGTGCTTTTGGCACAAGTTTTATTTCCTAAGCCTGATATTTTATTTTTAGATGAGCCAACTAACAATCTTGATTTAAGAGCTATTAGTTATCTTGAAGAGCAGCTAAAACGCCACGAGGGAACTTTAGTGGTTATTAGCCACGATAGGCATTTTTTAAATAGTGTTTGCACTCATATTTTGGATTTGGATTTTAGAAATGTAAGAGAGTTTAGTGGGAATTATGATGATTGGTATATTGCTTCAACTTTGATTGCCAAACAGCAAGAAATCGAGCGAAATAAAAAACTCAAAGAAAAAGAAGAATTGGAATCTTTTATTGCAAGATTCTCGGCTAATGCCTCTAAAGCCAAACAAGCTACAAGCCGACAAAAACAGCTAGAAAAGTTAGATATTCAAGCTTTAGAAGTTTCTAGTCGCAGAGATCCAAGCATTGTCTTTAGAGTGAATCGCCAAATTGGTAATGAAGCTTTAAATATAGAAAAACTTCAATTTAGCTATGGTGATTTGTGTGTGCTAAAAGATTTATCGCTTGATATTTTGCCGGGCGATAAAATTGCTTTGATTGGGAGAAATGGGATTGGAAAAACGACTTTTTGTGATCTCATTTGTGAAAAACTTAAACCTCAAAGCGGTGTGATTAAATGGGGGGCGACAATTGAGAGGGGGTATTTTCCTCAAAATACCACCGAAGTGATTGGAGGAGAAGAAACGCTTTATGAATATTTGCGTGGATTTGACAAAAAAAGAGAAGCTACAGAGATTCGTAATGCTTTGGGGCGAATGTTATTTAGCGGTGAAGAGCAAGAAAAAAGCGTGGGATCACTCAGTGGTGGTGAGAAACATCGTATTATGCTTAGTAAGTTAATGCTTGAGGGAGGAAATTTTTTAGTCCTTGATGAACCAACAAATCATTTAGATTTAGAGGCGATTATTGCTTTGGGCGAAGCACTTTATAAGTATAGTGGCAATGTGATTTGCGTTAGCCACGATAGAGAGCTTATTGATGCGTTTGCAAATCGCATTATTGAATTTAAAGAAAATAATGAGGTGGTAGATTTCCGTGGAAGTTATGAAGAATATCTCGCTTCACAAGGCTTAGCGTAA
- a CDS encoding c-type cytochrome gives MIKKIFASTLLSLSLLNANECVCFELKGEFGEEIKAILKKYSKNLGSKDIQVVREDADLTVQEKSFLQSLIGTGEVASSSQKYNLENGKKLYNRDCASCHGEKGEIAVAKKAPINTWSAQNIADEIKSYQDQSFQGQSRFVKNQIAQRYTKKDMEDVGAYVESLK, from the coding sequence ATGATAAAAAAAATTTTTGCTTCTACCCTTTTAAGTCTTAGCCTACTTAATGCCAATGAGTGTGTGTGCTTTGAATTAAAAGGAGAATTTGGAGAAGAAATTAAAGCGATTTTAAAAAAATATTCTAAAAATTTAGGTTCTAAAGACATTCAAGTCGTCAGAGAAGATGCCGATTTAACCGTCCAAGAAAAAAGCTTTTTGCAAAGTCTCATTGGAACAGGTGAAGTCGCTTCTTCTAGTCAAAAATACAATCTTGAAAATGGCAAAAAACTCTATAATCGTGATTGTGCTAGTTGCCACGGAGAAAAAGGAGAAATTGCGGTTGCTAAAAAAGCACCTATTAACACTTGGAGCGCACAAAATATAGCTGATGAAATCAAAAGCTATCAAGATCAAAGTTTTCAAGGACAATCCCGCTTTGTCAAAAATCAAATTGCCCAAAGATACACCAAAAAAGATATGGAAGATGTCGGTGCTTATGTAGAGAGCTTAAAATAA
- the purD gene encoding phosphoribosylamine--glycine ligase: MEIVIVGSGGREYSIGLALQRECRIDGIYFYPGNGATSKLGKNINFKDDNEFIDFAITQKIGLVIIGPEAPLVEGLADKLRENGILTFGPSQAAARLEGSKAYMKEFAKKYGIPTAQFIQTQDYKEACDFIDSLNLPIVVKADGLCAGKGVVIAQSYEEAKSVVRDMLEGKSFGDSGKKVVIEEFLDGFELSVFAMCDGKDFIVLPAAQDHKRLLDGDKGPNTGGMGAYAPSPLASSALIESIKESIILPTLAGMEKEGNPFSGALFCGIMVVKGKPYLLEFNVRFGDPECEVLMPLFKNGLLDCFLGCASGNLKSVHYELEESVCVGVVVASRDYPYKNSKKAKIVISESQSQNSLISFAGVSSEGGELVASGGRVLVCVGKGRNVQEAVKYAYAKVDEVHFEGMQYRKDIAYQALGK; this comes from the coding sequence ATGGAAATTGTTATTGTTGGAAGTGGTGGTAGAGAATATTCTATTGGTTTAGCATTGCAGAGAGAATGTCGAATCGATGGGATTTATTTTTATCCAGGGAATGGTGCGACAAGCAAGCTTGGAAAAAATATCAATTTTAAAGATGATAATGAATTTATCGACTTTGCTATTACGCAAAAAATTGGTTTGGTGATTATTGGTCCTGAAGCACCTTTGGTGGAGGGTTTAGCAGATAAATTGCGAGAGAATGGAATCTTAACCTTTGGTCCAAGCCAAGCAGCTGCTAGATTAGAAGGTTCTAAAGCTTATATGAAAGAATTTGCAAAGAAATATGGAATTCCAACAGCACAATTTATTCAAACACAAGATTATAAGGAAGCGTGTGATTTTATTGATTCTTTAAATTTACCTATCGTTGTAAAAGCAGATGGTTTGTGTGCGGGAAAAGGTGTGGTGATCGCACAAAGCTATGAAGAAGCCAAAAGTGTAGTGCGAGATATGCTTGAGGGCAAAAGTTTTGGAGATTCGGGCAAAAAGGTGGTGATTGAAGAGTTTTTAGATGGTTTTGAATTGTCCGTCTTTGCAATGTGTGATGGTAAGGATTTTATTGTTTTACCTGCTGCACAAGATCACAAAAGATTACTTGATGGAGATAAGGGTCCAAATACCGGTGGAATGGGAGCTTATGCGCCTTCTCCATTGGCTAGTTCTGCATTAATTGAATCAATAAAAGAAAGCATTATTTTGCCAACTTTGGCAGGAATGGAAAAAGAGGGGAATCCTTTTAGCGGTGCTTTATTTTGCGGGATTATGGTAGTTAAGGGTAAGCCTTATTTGTTGGAATTTAATGTTCGTTTTGGTGATCCTGAATGTGAAGTGTTAATGCCACTTTTTAAAAATGGTTTGTTGGATTGTTTCTTGGGCTGTGCGAGTGGAAATTTAAAATCTGTCCATTATGAATTAGAAGAGAGTGTTTGTGTGGGGGTTGTTGTGGCTTCTAGGGATTATCCTTATAAAAATTCCAAAAAAGCAAAAATTGTGATTTCAGAAAGTCAATCTCAAAATTCTCTTATTTCTTTTGCAGGAGTGAGTAGCGAGGGTGGAGAGCTTGTTGCTAGTGGTGGAAGAGTTTTGGTTTGTGTTGGCAAGGGTAGAAATGTCCAAGAAGCAGTGAAGTATGCTTATGCTAAAGTGGATGAAGTTCATTTTGAGGGTATGCAATATCGCAAAGATATTGCTTATCAAGCGTTAGGAAAATAA